In Nicotiana tabacum cultivar K326 chromosome 17, ASM71507v2, whole genome shotgun sequence, one DNA window encodes the following:
- the LOC107761038 gene encoding protein RST1 isoform X5 — protein MGSLLHEAQLCGVELLDAMLCTNPKHTSSVENILEVSRRILIVQKDLGFGYTPELSTITLSLFMILVQSELEHEQFLAVKLILFLLKWKNENEHDVQRDAYDLNEELLFIFPAISLLSSPSKIVKQAATDLLHILGKLSNKLLIAQKTGQPNAMKYPSISTPKYIVFRLLQHLWLQDLSPLSGSFYPNYVPGHDTSIKDKHYVSKTWSSLVTDHMHHIIARRKSLSISQSQEIFPTNMPMILSAVACVLLTHQTYGSSSVDILSNSSNVDPKLGVPLLLVIQFYNHIFSTNTGADCHGVLLKLLEMLPLLASHPAIIPLIIQTLLPMLQNDKKPVLFATAIRLLCKTWELNDRVFGTLQGVLLADRFTRFASQRDICISMAVSICDICRRNPDRGVDLILSIAACIEQQDPLIQSLGLQSLGHLCEADAIDFYSAWDVIAKHVLNYSASAMVAHSLCLLLTWGALDAQAYPEASVNVLKILWDIGTSQDFRQASLWSKARASAFVALASYEVEHLERSIPDFKEKNLEFLVSETDPEVLTAVEGFEVKILTFEHITRRRSVKQKRVSANKIEKLLDVFPRLIFASGKERREKELPGAALFCLSFTKKDSRKAGAAEDLQDVQAKYEASLVDIATSLQLSRNILIAILSLQSWKPFMRRWMRSHILLLDAKLQTAVLDKAPKAAMEILKSMIAIAERMLPRSAENIALAVGALCLVLPASAHAVKATASKFLLDWLSQHEHEYRQWSAAISLGVISSCLHLTDHKQKFENINALLEVASVSKSTLVKGACGAGLGFSCQALLARADADDNAHLGKATYKIEEADLLRKIIRTLSQLICQVTPSSADVLETLSLSFPLESDNLNSEISGFLGSTSENLEEDVWGIAGLVLGLGNCIGAMYRAGIHNAVLNVKSLLISWIPHPTEITTMSKNHEILLSVGSCLSVPIVIAMCQRFELTDDADMEYLLGCYKELISKLLSIKRFDTFHQSLLMASCLGAGSLIGVVLNEGLHSLKIEHIKELLLLFRKSYSDSNPPLIHLGAMLGVVNALGAGAGTLIEPHPLSSSHAASDQKESSYISSPLITNAVLEPELTSLVQEIFLVAQNSDAHQLQQHAAWAISFLRQHLWFKEPQNDESTAENDSAGLKTALHSFPEDSTVMKLSLWLMHLNYLGTDAVSHVNTVSSVLRCLSHASRLPPLDWGAIIRRCMRYEGQVAGLLTQDISFERGNLRGECLLFSLSHAKQFDPLLSFLDEQCDIPRLRMLEPRLQFFVLSHLADLLKIFSGSRVVKLFEDVANLLSTSTCSESCDSLEKSSFRISCWRGLKLCLDESSHHPQEYKSSMEKCMELLFTSLPSAHTEGLCQGKILEEWCEAIRCLEKAQQEWLLDLLKVSEVNVADTDSLSFETVRKVQAKARLVQSGSLPLTVLTKLKTYLLDCRSQDIWDALTGVSITVQHAEGNAKRQWLIEALEISCVTRFPSTALQFIGLLCGSCCVYRPVLIADRFTVLSDLPVTLTSLLSDSTWMVVADAVVSCLWKSTERIYKWNKQLKGGGDYLLYTQPIDTSENDLACFLLLVMHQACVSLKDHLPLEKQLQLANMAVPSNIDAHELHARLNCYVKSLPLL, from the exons ATGGGATCG TTGCTTCACGAAGCTCAGTTATGTGGTGTGGAGCTACTGGATGCTATGTTGTGTACGAATCCAAAGCACACGAGTTCAGTTGAGAACATTTTAGAAGTATCAAGGCGCATATTGATAGTGCAAAAAGATCTTGGTTTCGGTTATACTCCTGAATTATCAACCATTACGCTGTCCTTGTTTATGATACTTGTGCAGTCTGAACTTGAACACGAACAGTTCTTGGCGGTGAAACTTATCCTATTTCTGTTGAAGTGGAAAAATGAGAATG AGCATGATGTCCAGAGAGATGCATATGATTTGAATGAAGAGCTCTTATTCATCTTCCCTGCTATCAGCCTTCTTTCTTCTCCGTCTAAAATAGTAAAACAAGCTGCAACCGATTTGCTTCATATTTTGGGAAAGCTTTCGAATAAGCTACTTATTGCACAAAAGACTGGACAGCCAAATGCAATGAAATATCCTTCCATTAGTACACCTAAGTACATAGTCTTCAGACTCTTGCAGCACTTGTGGCTTCAG GACCTATCTCCATTATCTGGTTCTTTTTATCCAAATTATGTGCCTGGTCATGACACTTCCATTAAAGACAAGCACTATGTATCAAAAACTTGGAGCTCCTTGGTAACCGACCACATGCATCACATTATTGCAAGAAGAAAGTCCTTATCCATCTCACAGTCTCAGGAGATCTTTCCGACCA ATATGCCCATGATACTCAGTGCGGTTGCCTGTGTCCTCCTCACGCATCAAACATATGGAAGCTCTTCTGTTGATATCTTGTCTAATAGCAGCAATGTGGATCCTAAACTTGGTGTCCCTTTGTTGCTGGTCATTCAGTTCTACAACCATATATTTTCCACGAACACAGGTGCTGATTGTCATGGAGTTTTG CTAAAACTTCTGGAAATGCTACCGTTACTTGCGTCTCATCCTGCAATCATACCTCTCATTATTCAGACACTGTTGCCTATGCTTCAGAATGATAAGAAACC CGTTCTATTTGCCACTGCAATTCGTCTACTTTGCAAGACCTGGGAGCTCAATGACCGTGTCTTTGGGACCTTGCAG GGAGTACTACTTGCAGATAGATTTACTCGGTTTGCGTCTCAGAGAGATATCTGCATTAGTATGGCTGTTTCCATTTGTGATATCTGCAGAAGAAATCCTGATCGTGGAGTGGACCTTATTTTATCTATTGCG GCTTGTATCGAGCAACAAGATCCTTTAATTCAGTCTCTGGGTCTCCAAAGCCTTGGCCACCTCTGTGAAGCAGACGCCATTG ATTTTTATTCCGCCTGGGATGTGATTGCAAAGCATGTGCTAAACTACTCAGCAAGCGCCATGGTTGCTCACAG CCTCTGTCTTCTTTTGACATGGGGTGCATTGGATGCTCAAGCATACCCTGAAGCATCAGTAAATGTGTTGAAGATACTGTGGGATATTGGAACCTCCCAAGACTTCAGACAGGCTTCCTTATGGTCCAAAGCTCGGGCATCTGCCTTTGTGGCATTAGCCAGTTATGAG GTAGAGCATCTCGAAAGAAGTATTCCAGATTTCAAGGAAAAAAATTTGGAGTTTCTTGTGTCCGAGACTGACCCTGAAGTGCTTACTGCCGTGGAAGGATTTGAagtcaaaattttaacttttgagCACAT CACCCGTCGAAGATCAGTAAAGCAGAAAAGGGTGTCTGCAAACAAAATTGAGAAGCTGTTAGATGTCTTCCCGCGTCTCATCTTTGCTTCAG gaaaagaaagaagagaaaaagaattaCCTGGTGCGGCTCTTTTTTGCCTTTCCTTCACAAAGAAAGATTCAAGGAAGGCAGGAGCAGCAGAG GACTTACAAGATGTACAAGCTAAATATGAGGCCTCACTGGTTGATATAGCAACATCTCTTCAACTATCAAGAAATATATTGATAGCAATTCTTTCTTTGCAATCATGGAAGCCCTTCATGCGGAGGTGGATGAGATCCCATATCTTGTTACTTGATGCTAAGTTGCAGACTGCTGTTCTGGACAAAGCTCCTAAAGCTGCTATGGAAATTCTGAAG AGTATGATAGCAATTGCAGAGAGAATGCTCCCTCGATCTGCTGAGAATATCGCATTAGCTGTTGGAGCCCTTTGTTTG GTGCTGCCCGCTTCTGCGCATGCTGTTAAAGCAACCGCCTCAAAATTTTTGCTGGATTGGTTGTCCCAACATGAACATGAGTATCGCCAGTGGTCAGCAGCAATCTCTCTTGGTGTGATATCAAGTTGCCTACACCTCACCGATCACAAGCAGAAATTTGAGAATATCAATGCACTGCTTGAG GTTGCATCTGTGAGCAAAAGCACACTTGTGAAAGGAGCTTGTGGAGCTGGATTAGGTTTTTCTTGTCAAGCTCTTCTTGCCAGAGCTGATGCTGATGATAATGCTCACCTGGGCAAAGCGACATACAAGATAGAGGAAGCAGACTTGTTGAGAAAGATCATCAGGACCTTATCCCAGTTGATCTGTCAAGTCACACCTTCTTCAGCAGATGTTCTTGAAACTCTATCGCTATCTTTTCCTCTTGAATCAGATAATCTGAATTCAGAGATTTCTGGTTTTCTTGGTTCAACCAGCGAGAATTTAGAGGAAGACGTGTGGGGCATTGCAGGGCTTGTATTGGGTTTGGGTAATTGTATTGGTGCAATGTACAGAGCTGGGATTCATAATGCAGTTCTCAATGTAAAATCCTTACTTATTTCGTGGATTCCACACCCTACTGAAATTACCACTATGAGCAAAAATCACGAAATCTTATTATCTGTGGGCTCGTGTCTTTCTGTACCTATTGTAATTGCCATGTGTCAGAGGTTTGAACTTACTGATGATGCAGATATGGAATATCTATTGGGTTGCTATAAGGAACTTATCTCTAAGCTACTCTCTATTAAAAGATTTGACACCTTCCACCAGAGCTTATTGATGGCATCTTGTTTGGGGGCAGGAAGCCTTATCGGCGTGGTTTTGAATGAAGGGTTGCACTCTTTGAAAATTGAACACATTAAAGAATTGCTTTTGTTGTTCAGAAAAAGTTACTCTGACTCCAATCCTCCTcttattcatctgggtgccatgcttggagttgtaaatgcattagGAGCAGGTGCAGGGACACTGATTGAACCCCACCCTTTGAGCTCATCACATGCTGCTTCTGATCAGAAG GAATCTTCTTATATATCTAGTCCTTTAATTACAAATGCTGTTCTTGAGCCTGAGTTAACTTCACTAGTACAAGAGATATTCCTAGTTGCGCAAAATTCTGATGCTCATCAGTTACAGCAACATGCTGCATGGGCAATTTCTTTTCTTAGACAGCATTTGTGGTTCAAAGAACCTCAAAATGATGAAAGCACCGCAGAGAATGATTCTGCTGGATTGAAGACTGCCTTACATAGTTTTCCCGAGGACAGCACTGTCATGAAATTGTCTTTGTGGCTAATGCATCTGAACTATCTCGGG ACAGATGCTGTTTCACATGTAAACACAGTTTCTAGTGTTCTGCGGTGTCTTTCACATGCTTCTAGGCTACCACCATTGGATTGGGGAGCAATCATCAGACGGTGCATGAGATATGAGGGTCAAGTTGCTGGCTTGTTGACGCAAGACATAAGTTTTGAGAGAGGAAATCTCAGGGGGGAATGCTTACTTTTCTCGTTATCACATGCTAAGCAATTTGATCCTCTCCTTAGCTTCCTTGATGAGCAATGTGACATCCCTCGGTTGAGGATGCTTGAGCCTCGTCTGCAATTCTTTGTGCTTTCACATTTGGCAGATCTACTTAAGATTTTCTCAGGTTCTCGGGTCGTGAAATTATTTGAAGACGTTGCTAACTTATTGTCAACGTCTACTTGTTCTGAGAGTTGTGACTCCTTAGAGAAAAGCTCATTTAGGATTTCGTGCTGGAGGGGACTTAAGCTGTGTTTGGATGAATCTTCTCATCATCCTCAAGAGTATAAATCTAGCATGGAAAAATGCATGGAGTTGCTCTTTACGTCACTGCCTTCAGCTCATACTGAAGGGCTATGTCAGGGTAAAATTCTTGAAGAATGGTGTGAAGCAATTAGATGTCTCGAGAAGGCTCAACAAGAATGGCTATTGGATCTTCTAAAG GTTTCAGAGGTGAACGTCGCCGACACAGACTCTCTCTCGTTTGAAACTGTTAGAAAGGTTCAAGCAAAAGCAAGACTAGTTCAAAGTGGTTCCCTGCCATTGACAGTGCTTACAAAACTGAAAACTTATCTTTTGGACTGCAGATCTCAAG ATATCTGGGATGCTCTAACTGGAGTTTCAATAACTGTACAACATGCTGAAGGGAATGCCAAAAGACAATGGCTCATTGAGGCACTGGAAATTAGTTGTGTGACAAGATTTCCCTCCACG GCTCTGCAGTTCATCGGCCTGCTATGTGGCAGCTGCTGCGTATATAGGCCTGTGTTAATTGCGGACAGATTCACTGTTTTGAGCGACCTGCCAGTCACGCTCACATCCCTCCTCTCTGATAGCACGTGGATGGTAGTAGCAGATGCTGTTGTTTCTTGTTTGTGGAAGTCGACAGAGCGGATATATAAGTGGAACAAACAATTAAAAGGTGGTGGTGATTATTTGCTTTATACACAGCCCATTGACACGAGTGAAAATGATTTAGCCTGCTTTCTCCTACTAGTGAtgcatcaagcgtgtgtctcttTGAAAGACCACCTGCCTCTAGAGAAGCAGCTTCAACTTGCCAACATGGCGGTACCGTCAAATATTGATGCCCATGAGTTACACGCAAGGTTAAATTGCTATGTGAAGAGTCTACCTCTGCTTTGA